The Primulina tabacum isolate GXHZ01 chromosome 16, ASM2559414v2, whole genome shotgun sequence genome window below encodes:
- the LOC142528802 gene encoding serine/threonine protein phosphatase 2A 55 kDa regulatory subunit B beta isoform-like isoform X2 — protein sequence MNGADGEELDSAALGPPALEWKFSQVFGERTAGEEVQEVDIISAIEFDKTGDHLATGDRGGRVVLFERTDVKESQHGGNRRDLEMMDYPIRHPEFRYKTEFQSHEPEFDYLKSLEIEEKINKIRWCQTANGALFLLSTNDKTIKFWKVQEKKIKKISDMNVDPSKLAGNHTVASSSVTSNPKLHLANGGSPDRFYNHLSNDLSFPPGGISSLRLPVVTCSETSLVARCRRVYAHAHDYHINSISNNSDGETFISSDDLRINLWNLQISNQSFNIVDVKPTNMEDLTEVITSAEFHPSHCNMLAYSSSKGSIRLVDLRQSALCDSHSKLFEEQEAPGSRSFFTEIIASISDIKFAKDGRYILSRDYMTLKLWDVNMDAGPIATFQVHEHLRPKLCDLYENDSIFDKFECCLSGDGHRVATGSYNNMFRVFCCAPGSTEATSLEASKNPMRRQVQNPSRPSRSLSSSITRVVRRGAETPGVDTNGNSFDSTTKLLHLAWHPSENSIACAAANSLYMYYA from the exons ATGAACGGTGCTGATGGTGAAGAGCTGGATTCAGCTGCGTTGGGTCCGCCAGCGCTCGAGTGGAAATTTTCTCAGGTGTTTGGCGAGCGGACTGCCGGAGAAGAAGTACAGGAAG TTGACATCATATCCGCAATAGAGTTCGACAAAACTGGTGATCATCTGGCTACTGGTGACCGCGGTGGAAGGGTGGTCTTATTTGAAAGGACTGATGTGAAAGAG TCGCAGCATGGGGGAAATCGTAGAGATTTAGAGATGATGGACTATCCGATTAGACATCCAGAGTTTCGCTACAAAACTGAATTTCAGAGCCATGAACCAGAG TTTGATTATCTCAAGAGTTTGGAAATTGAGGAGAAAATCAACAAGATTCGATGGTGTCAGACAGCTAATGGTGCACTCTTTCTCCTTTCAACGAATGACAAAACTATTAAGTTTTGGAAG GTTCAAgagaagaagatcaagaaaatatCTGATATGAATGTTGACCCATCTAAACTAGCTGGAAATCATACTGTTGCAAGCTCCAGTGTTACTTCGAATCCTAAATTGCATCTGGCAAATGGTGGCAGTCCTGATCGATTTTACAACCACTTGAGCAATGACTTATCCTTTCCACCTGGGGGCATCTCCTCACTTCGATTACCAGTG GTCACATGCAGTGAGACCAGTCTTGTTGCGAGATGTAGGAGAGTGTATGCCCATGCCCATGATTACCATATCAATTCTATATCAAATAACAG CGACGGTGAAACATTTATATCATCAGATGATCTACGAATAAATCTTTGGAACCTGCAAATAAGTAATCAAAGTTTCAACATCGTTGACGTGAAGCCCACAAATATGGAGGATCTGACTG AGGTGATAACTTCAGCTGAATTCCATCCTTCTCATTGCAACATGTTAGCATATAGTAGTTCAAAGGGATCAATTCGTCTCGTTGATCTGCGACAATCTGCCCTGTGCGATTCACATTCGAAACT ATTCGAGGAACAGGAGGCACCTGGTTCAAGATCATTTTTCACTGAGATAATTGCTTCGATTTCAGATATTAAGTTCGCGAAGGATGGAAGATATATTCTTAGTCGagattacatgacccttaag TTGTGGGACGTTAACATGGATGCTGGTCCAATTGCAACTTTCCAGGTTCATGAGCATTTAAGACCAAAG CTCTGTGACTTGTATGAAAATGACTCCATTTTTGATAAATTTGAATGCTGTCTGAGTGGTGATGGTCACCGAGTGGCTACTGGTTCTTACAA CAATATGTTCCGCGTGTTTTGCTGTGCTCCGGGCAGTACTGAAGCCACTTCCCTAGAAGCGAGCAAAAATCCAATGAG AAGGCAGGTCCAGAACCCTTCAAGGCCTTCCAGATCGTTGAGCAGTAGCATCACTCGTGTTGTCAGAAGAG GTGCAGAAACTCCGGGAGTTGATACAAATGGGAATTCATTTGACTCCACTACAAAACTACTCCACCTTGCGTGGCACCCATCTGAAAACTCAATCGCTTGTGCTGCTGCAAAtagcttgtatatgtattatgcataa
- the LOC142529877 gene encoding ELF3-like protein 2: MICKMKGVKYEGKQMVMDHPLFPRFHVNDADRGGPRGPPRNKMALSEQFKHNVSTQNLRYKSGSMKSLHLPPSNGYGTCVQPPPSSNAGNSKALPPFCSLTGSSNSADSSNYSGGLNLNISLKNSEPPISGNTNDQHPRFSENSMRINDYTVQNYCKLQLHLDDERSVTFSSFASGKLHNIRLDQSDETKCSADQQNRTVKISKSQNIDDEEEKKPAILIIEKTSADATSTSLGGNKISKGTGDLSLIHDSSRLYDSCTQPFKECRVLQESKAETTMRKRHASEMDDLTCSFSLLSDNNRSPEIDRIEEVSEDNDSEAMQLGSTGKKQKNSDNSVEDCVHGLHSPEDIAGVIGQRLFWKARRTILHQQKVFAVQIFELHRLVKVQKLIAGSPEVIYENIINLQKPSIKFPPMNKLLFVTPLESSPIFDKPKVDALKSNHDKDGKLSLPLNAAEKRPFTQPSASNTPFTSASIPTDGKLAPWSFYPPPGNQWLVPVRSPSEGLVYKPYAGLCPPSVGFMASVCGNYMPISLNTVCGTAYGVPAMTNQGNGLFPGVTLGHSYSQQYNIPILSTGGSNVEIKQAIPLHGHHKNSHGSSQQSGVLSDVGEKLHGSQGSRTSSPAAHLEGDVLPLFPTTPSVLDTKDSIQVIKVVPHNPKSAPESAARIFQSIQEERKRLE, translated from the exons ATGATTTGTAAGATGAAAGGTGTAAAATATGAAGGGAAACAAATGGTAATGGATCATCCTCTGTTTCCTAGATTCCATGTTAATGATGCAGATAGAGGAGGGCCAAGGGGCCCCCCGAGGAATAAAATGGCTCTTTCTGAACAGTTTAAGCATAATGTATCTACTCAAAATCTGAGGTACAAGTCTGGATCCATGAAATCGCTGCATCTTCCACCGAGCAACGGTTATGGTACATGTGTCCAACCACCACCCTCAAGCAAT GCTGGAAATTCCAAAGCACTTCCTCCTTTCTGTAGTTTGACAGGATCTTCTAACTCAGCAGACTCGAGTAATTATTCTGGTGGATTAAATTTGAACATTTCTCTAAAGAATTCCGAGCCACCCATATCAGGGAATACAAATGATCAACATCCCcgattttcagaaaattcaatGAGAATCAACGACT ATACGGTGCAAAATTATTGCAAACTTCAATTACACTTGGATGATGAAAGAAGTGTTACCTTTAGTTCATTTGCTTCTGGGAAACTCCATAATATTCGGTTGGACCAGTCAGACGAGACAAAATGTTCAGCGGATCAACAAAATCGCACTGTAAAAATCAGTAAATCTCAAAATATTGATGATGAAGAGGAAAAAAAACCCGCGATATTAATAATTGAGAAAACTTCAGCAGATGCAACTTCAACCTCTCTTGGtggaaataaaatttcaaagggCACTGGAGACCTAAGTTTGATCCATGATTCTAGCAGATTATATGATTCTTGTACACAACCATTTAAAGAATGTAGAGTTCTGCAAGAGAGCAAGGCTGAAACAACGATGAGGAAAAGACATGCATCTGAAATGGATGATTTGACATGTTCCTTCTCACTTTTGAGCGACAACAATAGGTCACCTGAGATCGACAGGATTGAGGAGGTTTCTGAAGATAATGATTCTGAAGCAATGCAATTAGGAAGTACTGGCAAGAAGCAAAAAAATTCAGACAATTCTGTGGAAGACTGTGTACATGGTTTGCATTCTCCTGAAGACATAGCGGGAGTGATTGGTCAAAGATTGTTCTGGAAAGCAAGGCGAACGATTTTGCA TCAGCAAAAAGTATTTGCGGTTCAGATTTTTGAGTTGCACAGACTGGTTAAG GTGCAGAAACTAATTGCAGGATCACCAGAAGTGATATACGAAAACATTATCAATCTCCAAAAGCCATCTATCAAGTTTCCGCCCATGAATAAGCTTCTCTTTGTTACTCCTCTGGAATCTTCACCAATTTTCGACAAACCAAAAGTAGACGCCCTAAAGTCAAATCATGACAAGGATGGAAAGCTTTCACTGCCCCTAAACGCTGCTGAAAAAAGACCTTTTACTCAGCCATCAGCTTCAAATACACCATTTACATCAGCATCCATTCCCACAGATGGTAAACTAGCACCTTGGTCTTTCTACCCACCACCCGGAAATCAATGGCTTGTTCCTGTGAGATCTCCTTCCGAGGGACTGGTCTACAAGCCCTATGCAGGACTGTGTCCTCCATCTGTTGGCTTCATGGCATCTGTATGTGGAAACTACATGCCTATAAGTTTAAACACGGTGTGTGGAACAGCTTATGGTGTTCCCGCAATGACCAATCAGGGTAATGGACTTTTTCCTGGCGTTACACTCGGGCATAGCTATTCGCAACAATACAACATTCCTATACTGAGTACTGGCGGTTCAAATGTTGAAATCAAGCAAGCAATCCCATTGCATGGACATCACAAAAACTCACATGGGTCGAGCCAGCAGAGTGGTGTATTATCTGATGTTGGTGAAAAACTGCATGGATCCCAAGGCAGTAGAACAAGTAGTCCTGCCGCGCATTTGGAAGGAGATGTGCTACCTCTTTTTCCTACCACACCATCGGTTCTGGACACAAAGGATTCGATACAAGTGATAAAGGTTGTGCCTCACAACCCCAAGTCGGCACCAGAATCAGCGGCTCGGATTTTCCAGTCTATAcaagaagaaagaaagagacTTGAGTAA
- the LOC142528226 gene encoding large ribosomal subunit protein eL28z-like produces MATVPGQLIWEIVKKNNCFLVKEFGNGTAGVKFSKEPNNLYNIHSYKYSGLANKKTVTIQPGKDQSVLLATAKTKKQNKPGHLLHKSVMKKEFSRMAKAVSNQVAGNYYRPDLKKAALARLSVVNRSLKVSKSGVKKRNRQAA; encoded by the exons ATGGCGACAGTGCCTGGGCAGTTGATCTGGGAGATCGTGAAGAAGAACAACTGTTTCCTTGTGAAGGAATTCGGGAATGGAACCGCGGGAGTGAAATTCAGCAAGGAACCTAACAATCTGTACAACATCCATTCGTACAAGTACTCAG GGTTGGCGAACAAGAAAACTGTGACCATTCAACCTGGAAAGGACCAGTCAGTTTTGCTTGCTACTGCAAAGACCAAGAAACAGAACAAGCCTGGCCATTTGCTTCACAAGTCTGTCATGAAGAAGGAGTTCAGCCGCATGGCCAAGGCTGTCTCTAACCAG GTGGCAGGTAACTATTACAGGCCGGATCTGAAGAAGGCAGCACTTGCAAGGTTGAGTGTTGTTAACAGAAGTCTCAAGGTTTCTAAGTCTGGAGTCAAGAAGAGGAACAGGCAGGCTGCTTGA
- the LOC142528802 gene encoding serine/threonine protein phosphatase 2A 55 kDa regulatory subunit B beta isoform-like isoform X1 — translation MNGADGEELDSAALGPPALEWKFSQVFGERTAGEEVQEVDIISAIEFDKTGDHLATGDRGGRVVLFERTDVKESQHGGNRRDLEMMDYPIRHPEFRYKTEFQSHEPEFDYLKSLEIEEKINKIRWCQTANGALFLLSTNDKTIKFWKVQEKKIKKISDMNVDPSKLAGNHTVASSSVTSNPKLHLANGGSPDRFYNHLSNDLSFPPGGISSLRLPVVVTCSETSLVARCRRVYAHAHDYHINSISNNSDGETFISSDDLRINLWNLQISNQSFNIVDVKPTNMEDLTEVITSAEFHPSHCNMLAYSSSKGSIRLVDLRQSALCDSHSKLFEEQEAPGSRSFFTEIIASISDIKFAKDGRYILSRDYMTLKLWDVNMDAGPIATFQVHEHLRPKLCDLYENDSIFDKFECCLSGDGHRVATGSYNNMFRVFCCAPGSTEATSLEASKNPMRRQVQNPSRPSRSLSSSITRVVRRGAETPGVDTNGNSFDSTTKLLHLAWHPSENSIACAAANSLYMYYA, via the exons ATGAACGGTGCTGATGGTGAAGAGCTGGATTCAGCTGCGTTGGGTCCGCCAGCGCTCGAGTGGAAATTTTCTCAGGTGTTTGGCGAGCGGACTGCCGGAGAAGAAGTACAGGAAG TTGACATCATATCCGCAATAGAGTTCGACAAAACTGGTGATCATCTGGCTACTGGTGACCGCGGTGGAAGGGTGGTCTTATTTGAAAGGACTGATGTGAAAGAG TCGCAGCATGGGGGAAATCGTAGAGATTTAGAGATGATGGACTATCCGATTAGACATCCAGAGTTTCGCTACAAAACTGAATTTCAGAGCCATGAACCAGAG TTTGATTATCTCAAGAGTTTGGAAATTGAGGAGAAAATCAACAAGATTCGATGGTGTCAGACAGCTAATGGTGCACTCTTTCTCCTTTCAACGAATGACAAAACTATTAAGTTTTGGAAG GTTCAAgagaagaagatcaagaaaatatCTGATATGAATGTTGACCCATCTAAACTAGCTGGAAATCATACTGTTGCAAGCTCCAGTGTTACTTCGAATCCTAAATTGCATCTGGCAAATGGTGGCAGTCCTGATCGATTTTACAACCACTTGAGCAATGACTTATCCTTTCCACCTGGGGGCATCTCCTCACTTCGATTACCAGTGGTA GTCACATGCAGTGAGACCAGTCTTGTTGCGAGATGTAGGAGAGTGTATGCCCATGCCCATGATTACCATATCAATTCTATATCAAATAACAG CGACGGTGAAACATTTATATCATCAGATGATCTACGAATAAATCTTTGGAACCTGCAAATAAGTAATCAAAGTTTCAACATCGTTGACGTGAAGCCCACAAATATGGAGGATCTGACTG AGGTGATAACTTCAGCTGAATTCCATCCTTCTCATTGCAACATGTTAGCATATAGTAGTTCAAAGGGATCAATTCGTCTCGTTGATCTGCGACAATCTGCCCTGTGCGATTCACATTCGAAACT ATTCGAGGAACAGGAGGCACCTGGTTCAAGATCATTTTTCACTGAGATAATTGCTTCGATTTCAGATATTAAGTTCGCGAAGGATGGAAGATATATTCTTAGTCGagattacatgacccttaag TTGTGGGACGTTAACATGGATGCTGGTCCAATTGCAACTTTCCAGGTTCATGAGCATTTAAGACCAAAG CTCTGTGACTTGTATGAAAATGACTCCATTTTTGATAAATTTGAATGCTGTCTGAGTGGTGATGGTCACCGAGTGGCTACTGGTTCTTACAA CAATATGTTCCGCGTGTTTTGCTGTGCTCCGGGCAGTACTGAAGCCACTTCCCTAGAAGCGAGCAAAAATCCAATGAG AAGGCAGGTCCAGAACCCTTCAAGGCCTTCCAGATCGTTGAGCAGTAGCATCACTCGTGTTGTCAGAAGAG GTGCAGAAACTCCGGGAGTTGATACAAATGGGAATTCATTTGACTCCACTACAAAACTACTCCACCTTGCGTGGCACCCATCTGAAAACTCAATCGCTTGTGCTGCTGCAAAtagcttgtatatgtattatgcataa
- the LOC142528802 gene encoding serine/threonine protein phosphatase 2A 55 kDa regulatory subunit B beta isoform-like isoform X3, producing MNGADGEELDSAALGPPALEWKFSQVFGERTAGEEVQEVDIISAIEFDKTGDHLATGDRGGRVVLFERTDVKEHGGNRRDLEMMDYPIRHPEFRYKTEFQSHEPEFDYLKSLEIEEKINKIRWCQTANGALFLLSTNDKTIKFWKVQEKKIKKISDMNVDPSKLAGNHTVASSSVTSNPKLHLANGGSPDRFYNHLSNDLSFPPGGISSLRLPVVVTCSETSLVARCRRVYAHAHDYHINSISNNSDGETFISSDDLRINLWNLQISNQSFNIVDVKPTNMEDLTEVITSAEFHPSHCNMLAYSSSKGSIRLVDLRQSALCDSHSKLFEEQEAPGSRSFFTEIIASISDIKFAKDGRYILSRDYMTLKLWDVNMDAGPIATFQVHEHLRPKLCDLYENDSIFDKFECCLSGDGHRVATGSYNNMFRVFCCAPGSTEATSLEASKNPMRRQVQNPSRPSRSLSSSITRVVRRGAETPGVDTNGNSFDSTTKLLHLAWHPSENSIACAAANSLYMYYA from the exons ATGAACGGTGCTGATGGTGAAGAGCTGGATTCAGCTGCGTTGGGTCCGCCAGCGCTCGAGTGGAAATTTTCTCAGGTGTTTGGCGAGCGGACTGCCGGAGAAGAAGTACAGGAAG TTGACATCATATCCGCAATAGAGTTCGACAAAACTGGTGATCATCTGGCTACTGGTGACCGCGGTGGAAGGGTGGTCTTATTTGAAAGGACTGATGTGAAAGAG CATGGGGGAAATCGTAGAGATTTAGAGATGATGGACTATCCGATTAGACATCCAGAGTTTCGCTACAAAACTGAATTTCAGAGCCATGAACCAGAG TTTGATTATCTCAAGAGTTTGGAAATTGAGGAGAAAATCAACAAGATTCGATGGTGTCAGACAGCTAATGGTGCACTCTTTCTCCTTTCAACGAATGACAAAACTATTAAGTTTTGGAAG GTTCAAgagaagaagatcaagaaaatatCTGATATGAATGTTGACCCATCTAAACTAGCTGGAAATCATACTGTTGCAAGCTCCAGTGTTACTTCGAATCCTAAATTGCATCTGGCAAATGGTGGCAGTCCTGATCGATTTTACAACCACTTGAGCAATGACTTATCCTTTCCACCTGGGGGCATCTCCTCACTTCGATTACCAGTGGTA GTCACATGCAGTGAGACCAGTCTTGTTGCGAGATGTAGGAGAGTGTATGCCCATGCCCATGATTACCATATCAATTCTATATCAAATAACAG CGACGGTGAAACATTTATATCATCAGATGATCTACGAATAAATCTTTGGAACCTGCAAATAAGTAATCAAAGTTTCAACATCGTTGACGTGAAGCCCACAAATATGGAGGATCTGACTG AGGTGATAACTTCAGCTGAATTCCATCCTTCTCATTGCAACATGTTAGCATATAGTAGTTCAAAGGGATCAATTCGTCTCGTTGATCTGCGACAATCTGCCCTGTGCGATTCACATTCGAAACT ATTCGAGGAACAGGAGGCACCTGGTTCAAGATCATTTTTCACTGAGATAATTGCTTCGATTTCAGATATTAAGTTCGCGAAGGATGGAAGATATATTCTTAGTCGagattacatgacccttaag TTGTGGGACGTTAACATGGATGCTGGTCCAATTGCAACTTTCCAGGTTCATGAGCATTTAAGACCAAAG CTCTGTGACTTGTATGAAAATGACTCCATTTTTGATAAATTTGAATGCTGTCTGAGTGGTGATGGTCACCGAGTGGCTACTGGTTCTTACAA CAATATGTTCCGCGTGTTTTGCTGTGCTCCGGGCAGTACTGAAGCCACTTCCCTAGAAGCGAGCAAAAATCCAATGAG AAGGCAGGTCCAGAACCCTTCAAGGCCTTCCAGATCGTTGAGCAGTAGCATCACTCGTGTTGTCAGAAGAG GTGCAGAAACTCCGGGAGTTGATACAAATGGGAATTCATTTGACTCCACTACAAAACTACTCCACCTTGCGTGGCACCCATCTGAAAACTCAATCGCTTGTGCTGCTGCAAAtagcttgtatatgtattatgcataa
- the LOC142529876 gene encoding small ribosomal subunit protein uS8my-like — protein sequence MGRRILNDALRTIVNAEKRGFASAEINPISNVMASFLRIMKFRGYIKDFQVHDPQRVGRITVELLGRVKDCRALTYRQDIKSQDIEKYKTRALPTRQWGYVVITTPNGVLDHEEAIRQNVGGQVLGYFY from the exons ATGGGAAGAAGAATACTGAACGACGCCTTGAGAACCATCGTCAATGCCGAAAAGAGAGGTTTCGCTTCAGCTGAGATCAACCCCATCTCTAATGTCATGGCTTCTTTTCTTCGAATCATGAAATTTAGAG GGTACATTAAGGATTTTCAAGTGCATGATCCACAAAGGGTGGGGAGGATAACCGTTGAGCTACTGGGGAGGGTTAAAGATTGCCGTGCTCTCACGTATAGACAAGACATTAAGTCTCAGGACATCGAGAAATACAAAACCCGTGCTCTTCCAACACGCCAG TGGGGCTATGTCGTGATCACAACTCCAAATGGAGTCTTGGATCATGAGGAAGCAATTCGACAAAATGTTGGCGGCCAAGTGCTGGGATATTTTTACTAG
- the LOC142528802 gene encoding serine/threonine protein phosphatase 2A 55 kDa regulatory subunit B beta isoform-like isoform X4, which produces MNGADGEELDSAALGPPALEWKFSQVFGERTAGEEVQEVDIISAIEFDKTGDHLATGDRGGRVVLFERTDVKEHGGNRRDLEMMDYPIRHPEFRYKTEFQSHEPEFDYLKSLEIEEKINKIRWCQTANGALFLLSTNDKTIKFWKVQEKKIKKISDMNVDPSKLAGNHTVASSSVTSNPKLHLANGGSPDRFYNHLSNDLSFPPGGISSLRLPVVTCSETSLVARCRRVYAHAHDYHINSISNNSDGETFISSDDLRINLWNLQISNQSFNIVDVKPTNMEDLTEVITSAEFHPSHCNMLAYSSSKGSIRLVDLRQSALCDSHSKLFEEQEAPGSRSFFTEIIASISDIKFAKDGRYILSRDYMTLKLWDVNMDAGPIATFQVHEHLRPKLCDLYENDSIFDKFECCLSGDGHRVATGSYNNMFRVFCCAPGSTEATSLEASKNPMRRQVQNPSRPSRSLSSSITRVVRRGAETPGVDTNGNSFDSTTKLLHLAWHPSENSIACAAANSLYMYYA; this is translated from the exons ATGAACGGTGCTGATGGTGAAGAGCTGGATTCAGCTGCGTTGGGTCCGCCAGCGCTCGAGTGGAAATTTTCTCAGGTGTTTGGCGAGCGGACTGCCGGAGAAGAAGTACAGGAAG TTGACATCATATCCGCAATAGAGTTCGACAAAACTGGTGATCATCTGGCTACTGGTGACCGCGGTGGAAGGGTGGTCTTATTTGAAAGGACTGATGTGAAAGAG CATGGGGGAAATCGTAGAGATTTAGAGATGATGGACTATCCGATTAGACATCCAGAGTTTCGCTACAAAACTGAATTTCAGAGCCATGAACCAGAG TTTGATTATCTCAAGAGTTTGGAAATTGAGGAGAAAATCAACAAGATTCGATGGTGTCAGACAGCTAATGGTGCACTCTTTCTCCTTTCAACGAATGACAAAACTATTAAGTTTTGGAAG GTTCAAgagaagaagatcaagaaaatatCTGATATGAATGTTGACCCATCTAAACTAGCTGGAAATCATACTGTTGCAAGCTCCAGTGTTACTTCGAATCCTAAATTGCATCTGGCAAATGGTGGCAGTCCTGATCGATTTTACAACCACTTGAGCAATGACTTATCCTTTCCACCTGGGGGCATCTCCTCACTTCGATTACCAGTG GTCACATGCAGTGAGACCAGTCTTGTTGCGAGATGTAGGAGAGTGTATGCCCATGCCCATGATTACCATATCAATTCTATATCAAATAACAG CGACGGTGAAACATTTATATCATCAGATGATCTACGAATAAATCTTTGGAACCTGCAAATAAGTAATCAAAGTTTCAACATCGTTGACGTGAAGCCCACAAATATGGAGGATCTGACTG AGGTGATAACTTCAGCTGAATTCCATCCTTCTCATTGCAACATGTTAGCATATAGTAGTTCAAAGGGATCAATTCGTCTCGTTGATCTGCGACAATCTGCCCTGTGCGATTCACATTCGAAACT ATTCGAGGAACAGGAGGCACCTGGTTCAAGATCATTTTTCACTGAGATAATTGCTTCGATTTCAGATATTAAGTTCGCGAAGGATGGAAGATATATTCTTAGTCGagattacatgacccttaag TTGTGGGACGTTAACATGGATGCTGGTCCAATTGCAACTTTCCAGGTTCATGAGCATTTAAGACCAAAG CTCTGTGACTTGTATGAAAATGACTCCATTTTTGATAAATTTGAATGCTGTCTGAGTGGTGATGGTCACCGAGTGGCTACTGGTTCTTACAA CAATATGTTCCGCGTGTTTTGCTGTGCTCCGGGCAGTACTGAAGCCACTTCCCTAGAAGCGAGCAAAAATCCAATGAG AAGGCAGGTCCAGAACCCTTCAAGGCCTTCCAGATCGTTGAGCAGTAGCATCACTCGTGTTGTCAGAAGAG GTGCAGAAACTCCGGGAGTTGATACAAATGGGAATTCATTTGACTCCACTACAAAACTACTCCACCTTGCGTGGCACCCATCTGAAAACTCAATCGCTTGTGCTGCTGCAAAtagcttgtatatgtattatgcataa